One Bacteroidales bacterium DNA window includes the following coding sequences:
- the arsC gene encoding arsenate reductase (glutaredoxin) (This arsenate reductase requires both glutathione and glutaredoxin to convert arsenate to arsenite, after which the efflux transporter formed by ArsA and ArsB can extrude the arsenite from the cell, providing resistance.) produces MITIFHNPKCRKSREGLEYLKNKGLEYQVIEYLKTPFSREYLKEVLMKLNARPFDIVRTQEDVFKEKFRGKSFTDEEWITILLENPKLIQRPIVMKGYKAVLGQPANVIDKIL; encoded by the coding sequence ATGATCACCATTTTTCACAATCCGAAATGTCGCAAATCCCGCGAAGGACTTGAATACCTTAAAAACAAAGGACTTGAATACCAGGTGATTGAATACCTGAAAACCCCATTCAGCAGGGAATATTTGAAGGAGGTACTGATGAAACTTAATGCCAGGCCTTTTGATATTGTGCGGACACAAGAGGATGTTTTCAAAGAAAAATTTCGGGGGAAATCCTTTACCGATGAAGAATGGATCACCATTCTGCTGGAAAATCCAAAACTGATTCAGCGCCCCATTGTGATGAAAGGCTACAAGGCTGTGCTTGGACAACCTGCCAATGTGATTGATAAAATTCTGTGA